In Methanosphaera sp. ISO3-F5, a genomic segment contains:
- a CDS encoding acyltransferase, whose translation MTTNRILWIDYLKVIAIIGVIGIHSSSHLLNDNYLFTLPWYESVIAASIFRFAIILFILASGYLLLRKPQPITSIPRRLKRIIIPFVFWIIIYAIIKVLFKDALGSTWTIIDLLGYIGNSFLDPLQISVQFWYVYMIIGLYLLSPIISTWIQKAEMNEIEYFLAIWLIISLLQFLNIKTVLFDYLIYFTGSIGYFILGYYLTIKDHPILNNKKYGLIMFIVGSLFTIMGTIIFSHLQLSQSLFFIRLGDITPGAFLQSIGLFIIIKNIDYTKIKPEINNLIVRISKDTYGIYLVNILVINFLTKISILNTEKFTFIMILINILLALVISEIIIEVLHRLPYLRSISARA comes from the coding sequence ATGACAACAAATAGAATTTTATGGATAGATTATCTTAAAGTAATTGCCATAATTGGAGTAATTGGAATACATTCATCATCCCATTTATTAAATGATAATTATTTATTCACCCTACCATGGTATGAATCAGTAATTGCAGCTTCAATATTTCGTTTTGCTATAATATTATTTATATTAGCCTCCGGTTATCTGTTACTTAGAAAACCCCAACCAATCACATCAATACCCCGTAGACTAAAAAGAATAATAATACCATTCGTATTCTGGATAATAATATATGCAATAATCAAAGTATTATTTAAGGATGCACTTGGAAGTACCTGGACAATTATAGACCTACTAGGCTATATAGGAAATAGTTTTTTAGATCCATTACAAATAAGTGTTCAATTCTGGTATGTATATATGATAATAGGATTATACTTACTTTCACCAATAATATCAACTTGGATACAAAAAGCAGAGATGAACGAGATAGAATACTTCCTAGCAATATGGTTAATAATTAGTTTACTACAATTCCTGAATATAAAAACAGTACTATTTGATTACCTGATATATTTTACAGGATCAATAGGATACTTCATATTAGGTTATTATCTAACAATAAAAGACCATCCAATATTAAATAATAAAAAGTACGGATTAATAATGTTTATTGTAGGCTCACTATTCACAATCATGGGAACAATAATTTTTTCACACCTACAATTATCACAGTCACTATTCTTTATTAGATTAGGAGATATTACTCCAGGAGCATTCCTACAATCCATTGGACTTTTCATTATAATAAAGAATATTGATTATACAAAAATTAAACCAGAAATTAATAATTTAATTGTAAGGATTAGCAAGGATACCTATGGAATATACTTAGTAAACATACTTGTAATAAACTTTTTAACAAAAATAAGCATATTAAATACTGAAAAATTCACATTTATAATGATTTTAATTAACATACTATTAGCATTAGTTATTAGTGAAATTATTATAGAAGTATTACATAGATTACCATACCTTAGAAGTATTAGTGCAAGAGCATGA
- a CDS encoding helix-hairpin-helix domain-containing protein, which produces MDDNSIFMSIVNYIWLVIVVIPFFGGLGFIYAGWRVDEPRWIDEGIIYMIPFILLSFTIFDMIIVYLGIILWILCMLRAAIIFKRYREKLSDKMRIRQQESDDNIVESNYRLNHFLEENSASNVNNSESYNSDFGKNFDSIKQEKVNINRASFEELIRIPCFDEKIVQDIIYLRERGEYVDSADDLSSKLNIDDDKIGKIIPYICFEKDKKENVRRIDL; this is translated from the coding sequence ATGGATGATAATAGTATTTTTATGAGTATTGTAAATTATATCTGGCTTGTTATCGTTGTTATCCCATTCTTCGGTGGACTTGGATTTATCTATGCGGGTTGGCGTGTTGATGAACCTAGATGGATAGACGAAGGCATAATTTATATGATTCCATTTATTTTATTAAGTTTCACTATATTTGATATGATAATTGTTTATCTTGGAATTATTTTATGGATATTGTGTATGTTAAGAGCAGCTATTATCTTCAAAAGATACCGTGAAAAGTTATCAGATAAGATGCGTATTAGACAACAAGAATCTGATGATAATATTGTTGAAAGCAATTATAGGTTAAACCATTTTCTTGAAGAAAATAGTGCAAGTAATGTTAATAATTCAGAAAGCTACAATAGTGATTTTGGAAAAAACTTTGATTCAATTAAACAAGAAAAAGTAAATATTAATAGGGCTTCATTTGAGGAGCTGATACGTATCCCATGTTTTGATGAAAAAATAGTACAAGATATAATTTATTTACGTGAACGTGGAGAATATGTTGATTCTGCTGATGATTTATCATCCAAGTTAAATATTGATGATGATAAAATAGGAAAAATTATTCCCTATATTTGTTTTGAAAAAGATAAAAAAGAGAATGTTAGAAGAATAGATTTATAA
- a CDS encoding alpha/beta hydrolase, translated as MINKKKITIIILIIIISMTLIGVYYLNQYYPTEIDIAKYNNTDVQLVKTSNGLLLDGPGNSNVLIFYPGAKIEYTAYVPLLYKLSEEGIDCMLIQMPYNLALLDKDAASIILKNNTYDYKNWYLAGHSLGGSMAAEYTSGHETNITGLILLASYSTSKISTPSLSIYGSEDKVLNMDNYQKNKKNLEKINEYQIMGGNHAQYAYYGKQEKDGEASITTEEQIGITSKEIIKFVNETSQSF; from the coding sequence ATGATTAATAAAAAGAAAATAACTATAATTATATTAATAATCATAATTTCAATGACATTAATTGGAGTATACTATCTTAATCAGTATTATCCAACAGAAATAGATATTGCAAAATATAATAATACTGATGTACAACTGGTTAAAACTTCAAATGGTCTGTTATTGGATGGTCCGGGAAACTCTAATGTGTTAATATTTTATCCTGGAGCAAAAATAGAATACACTGCATATGTACCATTATTATATAAGCTATCAGAAGAGGGTATAGACTGTATGCTAATACAGATGCCATATAACTTAGCGTTACTAGACAAAGATGCAGCAAGTATCATATTAAAAAATAATACTTATGATTACAAGAATTGGTATTTGGCAGGACACTCACTTGGGGGGTCTATGGCAGCAGAATATACGAGTGGTCATGAAACAAATATAACCGGATTAATATTGTTAGCATCTTACTCAACAAGTAAAATAAGCACACCCTCCTTATCTATATATGGTAGTGAAGATAAGGTATTGAACATGGATAATTACCAAAAAAACAAGAAAAACTTGGAAAAAATAAATGAATATCAAATCATGGGAGGAAACCATGCACAATATGCGTATTATGGAAAACAAGAGAAAGATGGTGAAGCATCAATAACAACTGAAGAACAAATAGGTATTACATCAAAAGAGATAATTAAATTCGTAAATGAGACTTCACAATCCTTTTAA